A genomic segment from Ptychodera flava strain L36383 chromosome 19, AS_Pfla_20210202, whole genome shotgun sequence encodes:
- the LOC139119035 gene encoding mitochondrial intermediate peptidase-like, producing MMIASRSRVLCRCLRDVRSVTTWSPLASAFNTKIETQEDFKGANVGLFGVPELTEPSGFRVAQENCLREVEELVHSAVTSPTSPEIVKVFDKLSDALCRVADLADFIRVAHPKNDYIEAAEEACFSVGNMVEKLNTHVKLHNSLRKLLDNEQVFGAMNSECRRVAELFMFDFQQSGIHLSAGKRRKVVKLNSEILRLGSEFMQGTQTPNVVARDLLPEHIRNSFILEGDTIKVNGLYTDSPNDIVREVAYKIFLYPNPHQEQLLDKLLSARHDLANLVGYPTYADRALKSSMAQTPQNVMNFLEMTASKIHGRALDEISQLKTIKKKYNSRNPNIMAWDLAFYVGVAKHQKCDINSMQYTPYFSLGTCMEGLSLIFTSLYGIKLEEEDTLPGEIWSPDVKKLAVVHESEGILGYIYCDLYERPGKSQQDCHFTIRGGRCLDDGSYQKPVVVLMCSFPSPTKHMPSLLTHSMMENLFHEMGHAMHSMLARTTYQHVTGTRCSTDFAEVPSVLMEYFANDYRVLKQFAKHYKTGETLPERMISNLCSAKKMFSACDMQQQVYYAILDQLYHGKHPLPTTTTELLSEIQNKYSCLPHVDGTAWQLRFGHLVGYGAKYYSYLLSRAVASLIWQQCFHSNPLDRQVGENYRRKMLALGGGEEPSILVKNMLGQAPSMSQLVEALIQDAF from the exons GGATTGTTCGGTGTTCCAGAGTTAACTGAACCAAGCGGTTTCAGAGTAGCTCAAGAAAACTGTCTCAGGGAAGTGGAGGAACTGGTTCACAGTGCTGTTACCAGCCCGACGTCACCTGAAATCGTAAAAGTATTTGACAAGCTATCTGATGCACTCTGTCGGGTTGCTGATCTG GCTGACTTCATCAGGGTAGCACATCCCAAGAATGATTACATTGAGGCTGCTGAGGAGGCGTGCTTCTCTGTGGGTAATATGGTTGAAAA GTTGAACACACATGTGAAACTTCACAACTCTCTCAGGAAACTCTTAGACAATGAACAAGTGTTTGGAGCGATGAACAGTGAATGCAGGAGAGTGGCAGAACTCTTCATGTTTGATTTCCAACAAAGTGGAATTCATCTTAGTGCTGGCAAG AGGAGGAAAGTTGTTAAACTCAACAGCGAGATTCTCAGGCTGGGCAGTGAGTTCATGCAGGGAACCCAAACACCAAACGTTGTTGCCAGAGATCTATTACCTGAACATATCCGCAATTCATTCATACTTGAAGGTGACACTATCAAAGTGAATGGACTGTATACAGACTCACCAAATGACATT GTCAGAGAGGTAGCGTACAAAATCTTTCTTTACCCCAACCCTCATCAAGAACAACTCCTGGACAAGCTTCTTTCAGCCCGACACGACCTGGCCAATCTAGTGGGATACCCGACCTACGCTGACAGGGCCTTGAAATCGTCCATGGCTCAGACCCCTCAGAATGTCATGAACTTCCTTGAAATGACAGCAAGCAAAATCCATGGCAG GGCATTAGATGAAATTTCACAGCTGAAGACAATCAAGAAGAAGTACAACAGTAGAAATCCA AATATCATGGCCTGGGATCTAGCATTCTATGTAGGAGTTGCCAAGCATCAGAA GTGTGACATTAATTCTATGCAATACACGCCCTACTTCTCACTGGGTACTTGCATGGAAGGGCTGAGTTTGATATTTACCAGTCTCTATGGAATCAAACTGGAAGAGGAAGACACACTGCCTGGAGAAATTTGGTCTCCTGATGTCAAAAAACTG GCTGTCGTACATGAATCAGAGGGCATTCTGGGATACATTTACTGCGATCTGTACGAGAGGCCTGGCAAATCCCAACAAGATTGCCATTTTACAATACGAGGAGGGCGTTGCCTTGACGACGGCTCCTACCAAAAGCCAGTGGTTGTTCTCATGTGCAGTTTTCC GTCTCCCACCAAACACATGCCTTCTCTTCTTACTCATTCG ATGATGGAAAACTTGTTTCATGAGATGGGCCATGCAATGCATT CCATGCTAGCACGGACCACATATCAACATGTGACGGGTACTCGCTGTTCCACAGACTTTGCAGAGGTGCCGTCAGTACTCATGGAGTATTTTGCAAATGACTACCGTGTTCTCAAGCAGTTTGCAAAACATTACAAAACTGGTGAG ACACTCCCTGAAAGGATGATTTCAAATCTGTGTTCTGCCAAAAAGATGTTTTCAGCCTGTGACATGCAGCAACAGGTCTACTACGCCATTCTGGATCAGCTATACCACGGAAAACATCCACTGCCTACG ACGACAACTGAATTGCTGTCAGAAATCCAAAACAAGTACAGCTGCCTTCCACACGTGGATGGAACT GCCTGGCAATTAAGATTTGGTCACTTAGTCGGCTACGGTGCTAAATACTACAGTTACCTGCTGTCAAGGGCGGTTGCCTCGCTGATATGGCAACAGTGTTTCCATAGCAACCCGCTGGATAGGCAAGTGGGTGAGAATTACCGACGGAAGATGCTGGCATTAGGCGGCGGTGAAGAACCTTCTATTCTTGTGAAAA ATATGCTTGGACAAGCGCCCTCTATGTCTCAACTTGTGGAAGCCTTGATTCAAGATGCCTTCTGA